Proteins encoded by one window of Bradyrhizobium sp. B097:
- a CDS encoding division plane positioning ATPase MipZ, translated as MHVAIALIKAGQRVATIDLDNKQKSLTHYVDNRRDWARETSLDLGIPAHMCFETVSGRSSEVETLGRSALAEIVERLGRSHDFVVIDCPGHDTYLTTFTHSLANTLITPLNDSFLDFDVLGTVDPNDFKVTGISHYSKMVEEARRERRAQDQPAFEWVVLRNRLSTIGSRNKRLVGEALNELSKTLNFRLVDGLAERVIFREFYPRGLTAVDDVSQLALGGRPTMSHVTAWLEMERLMTAIMLGHLVSRPAESSDVSRDAA; from the coding sequence ATGCACGTCGCCATCGCGCTGATCAAGGCGGGTCAGCGTGTCGCCACCATCGATCTCGACAATAAGCAGAAATCGCTGACGCACTACGTCGATAACCGGCGGGATTGGGCGCGGGAAACCTCGCTGGATCTCGGTATCCCCGCGCATATGTGCTTCGAGACGGTCAGCGGCCGAAGCAGTGAGGTCGAGACGCTCGGCCGCAGCGCGCTTGCCGAGATCGTCGAGCGGCTCGGCCGGTCGCACGATTTCGTCGTCATCGACTGCCCCGGCCACGATACCTATCTGACGACGTTCACGCATTCGCTGGCGAACACGCTGATTACGCCGCTGAACGACAGCTTCCTCGACTTCGACGTGCTCGGCACCGTCGATCCGAACGACTTCAAGGTGACCGGCATCAGCCACTATTCGAAGATGGTGGAGGAAGCGCGGCGCGAGCGCCGCGCGCAGGATCAGCCGGCATTCGAATGGGTGGTGCTGCGCAACCGCCTCTCGACGATCGGTTCACGCAACAAGCGGCTGGTCGGCGAAGCCCTCAACGAACTATCGAAGACGCTGAATTTCCGCCTGGTCGACGGCCTGGCCGAGCGCGTGATCTTCCGCGAATTCTATCCGCGCGGATTGACGGCGGTCGATGATGTCAGTCAGCTCGCGCTCGGTGGCCGGCCGACCATGTCGCATGTCACCGCATGGCTTGAGATGGAGCGGTTGATGACCGCCATTATGCTGGGTCATCTGGTGTCGCGCCCGGCGGAATCCTCCGACGTCAGCCGCGACGCGGCGTAG
- a CDS encoding crotonase/enoyl-CoA hydratase family protein, which produces MSGSASEGRVRHERHDHILKIIIDNPAKKNAFSPEMMAELSDALTLLDNDDGLWVGVLCAAGGSFTAGLDMPKFFGPTASRKPLPEGNVDPFGLSKRCRKPIITAVQGVVFTVGIEMMLAGDIVVAADDSRFCQMEAKRGIAPLAGAHFRYISRAGWGDAMYHLLLCDEFSAAEAHRIGLVQEVVPAGQQIERAMALAEIIARNAPLGIQVTKEAGRKFIEAGEQAAIAIIPQIRERVLNTADAAEGIKSFVERRAAVFQGR; this is translated from the coding sequence ATGTCCGGCAGCGCGAGCGAAGGGCGGGTCCGCCACGAGCGGCATGATCACATCCTGAAGATCATCATCGACAATCCGGCGAAGAAGAACGCCTTCAGTCCGGAGATGATGGCTGAACTGTCCGACGCGCTGACGCTGCTCGACAATGACGATGGCCTCTGGGTCGGCGTGCTGTGCGCCGCCGGCGGCAGTTTCACCGCGGGTCTCGACATGCCGAAATTCTTTGGTCCGACGGCGAGCCGCAAGCCGCTGCCGGAGGGCAACGTCGATCCCTTTGGACTGTCGAAGCGGTGCCGGAAGCCGATCATCACGGCAGTGCAGGGCGTCGTGTTCACCGTCGGCATCGAGATGATGCTGGCCGGCGATATCGTCGTTGCCGCCGACGACAGCCGGTTCTGTCAGATGGAAGCCAAGCGCGGCATCGCGCCGCTGGCCGGTGCGCATTTCCGCTACATCAGCCGCGCCGGGTGGGGTGATGCGATGTATCATCTCTTGCTGTGCGACGAGTTCAGTGCCGCAGAAGCGCACCGGATCGGCCTCGTGCAGGAAGTCGTGCCGGCCGGTCAGCAGATCGAGCGCGCGATGGCGCTTGCGGAGATCATCGCGCGCAACGCGCCGCTCGGGATCCAGGTGACGAAAGAGGCGGGCCGCAAGTTCATCGAAGCCGGCGAGCAGGCGGCGATTGCGATCATTCCGCAGATCCGCGAACGCGTGCTGAACACGGCCGACGCTGCCGAGGGCATCAAGTCGTTCGTCGAGCGCCGCGCCGCGGTGTTCCAGGGGCGCTAG
- a CDS encoding TetR/AcrR family transcriptional regulator, whose protein sequence is MGHSQADKARSRERILNEAATQIRDKGLDALSIGSLMQQVKLTHGGFYGHFASRSDLIAAALEQALTLGEASARASRDPDKPVSVNSLVRSYLSRSHRDSPKSGCAIGALISDVGRADEQCRAVMEPHIESFIAKVAETLGDDDDNSAIVAVSAMVGALAISRVITDPKRSDAILRTVRDAIVAMASDQ, encoded by the coding sequence ATGGGCCATTCCCAGGCCGACAAGGCCAGGAGCCGTGAGCGCATTCTGAACGAGGCTGCGACGCAGATCCGCGACAAGGGGCTCGACGCGCTCAGCATCGGAAGTCTGATGCAGCAGGTGAAGCTGACCCATGGCGGCTTCTATGGCCACTTCGCCTCGCGTTCCGACCTGATCGCCGCCGCGCTGGAACAGGCGCTGACCTTGGGTGAGGCGTCGGCGCGCGCATCGCGCGATCCCGACAAGCCGGTCAGCGTCAACTCCTTGGTGCGAAGCTATCTCAGCCGCAGCCATCGCGACTCGCCGAAGTCGGGCTGCGCGATCGGCGCGCTGATCTCCGATGTCGGCCGCGCCGACGAGCAGTGCCGCGCGGTGATGGAACCGCACATCGAATCCTTCATCGCCAAGGTCGCCGAGACGCTTGGCGACGACGACGATAACAGCGCGATCGTCGCGGTCAGTGCGATGGTCGGCGCACTCGCGATCTCGCGCGTCATCACTGATCCGAAGCGATCCGATGCCATTCTGCGCACGGTGCGCGATGCCATCGTCGCGATGGCGTCCGACCAATGA
- a CDS encoding SDR family NAD(P)-dependent oxidoreductase, producing the protein MNDRSALEPTAVQGSVLIAGVGASNGLGAAIARRFAAGGYPVAIAGRNAEKLAATAAELAATGARVTHVVGDASSAADVARFVEAAGKLAPLAMAVHNAGSNRPAPFLKVTEQRFEEHWREHALGGFQLAQAAIPALLARGGGTLVFTGASGSLRGKANYAPFASAKAALRALAQSVAREFGPQGIHVGHVVVDGGIEGDRLLSMRPQLKDDRGPDGLLNIAAIADAYWVLHHQHRSAWTLELDLRPWAESF; encoded by the coding sequence ATGAACGACCGATCCGCCCTCGAGCCGACCGCTGTGCAGGGAAGCGTGCTGATTGCCGGCGTCGGCGCATCCAACGGCCTCGGCGCCGCGATCGCGCGCCGCTTTGCGGCCGGCGGCTATCCCGTCGCGATCGCCGGGCGCAACGCCGAGAAGCTCGCCGCGACCGCGGCCGAACTCGCAGCTACCGGCGCCAGGGTCACCCATGTCGTCGGCGATGCCTCAAGTGCCGCGGATGTCGCCCGCTTCGTCGAGGCTGCCGGGAAGCTCGCGCCGCTGGCGATGGCCGTGCACAATGCAGGTTCCAACCGGCCGGCGCCGTTTCTGAAGGTGACTGAACAGCGCTTCGAGGAGCACTGGCGCGAACACGCGCTCGGCGGATTCCAGCTCGCCCAGGCCGCGATCCCTGCCCTACTCGCGCGCGGCGGCGGCACGCTGGTGTTCACCGGCGCCAGCGGCTCGCTGCGCGGCAAGGCCAACTACGCGCCATTCGCCTCCGCCAAGGCCGCGCTGCGCGCGCTGGCGCAGAGCGTGGCGCGGGAATTCGGGCCGCAGGGCATTCATGTCGGCCATGTCGTGGTCGACGGCGGCATCGAGGGCGATCGCCTGCTGAGCATGCGTCCGCAATTGAAGGACGACCGCGGGCCGGACGGGCTGCTCAACATCGCAGCGATCGCGGACGCCTATTGGGTGCTGCATCACCAGCATCGCAGCGCATGGACGCTGGAGCTCGACCTGCGGCCATGGGCGGAGTCGTTCTGA
- a CDS encoding glutathione S-transferase family protein: MSQPTPILHHFDQSPFSEKIRIIFGFKKLAWNSVRISRIMPRPDLMPMTGGYRRTPTMQIGADIYCDTQVIIRELERRYPAPTLFPAGNAGMPWALGMWADRPFFQNTVTLAFGFIGDKVPQDFIEDREKLRGAKFDVAAMAAALPQMRDQFRANVDWIEAQLGDGRQWLFGEFSLADVSAYMNVWYARQSVATIDEIVKPLPRLATWEERVRAIGHGARTEMSSADALEIAAKARPESPVFGDPLDPNGRKPGDIVSVMPDDYGKIPVRGEIVSLSAQHIAIRRSDERTGEVVVHFPRAGFLVIPG; the protein is encoded by the coding sequence ATGTCGCAGCCCACGCCGATCCTGCATCATTTCGATCAATCGCCGTTCTCCGAGAAAATCCGCATCATCTTCGGATTCAAGAAGCTCGCCTGGAACTCGGTACGGATTTCCCGGATCATGCCGCGGCCGGACCTGATGCCGATGACCGGCGGCTATCGCCGTACGCCGACGATGCAGATCGGCGCGGACATCTATTGCGACACCCAGGTCATCATCCGCGAGCTGGAGCGGCGCTATCCGGCGCCGACGCTGTTTCCCGCAGGCAATGCCGGGATGCCCTGGGCACTCGGCATGTGGGCCGACCGGCCGTTCTTCCAGAACACGGTCACCCTCGCGTTCGGCTTCATCGGCGACAAGGTCCCGCAGGATTTCATCGAGGATCGCGAGAAGCTGCGCGGCGCCAAGTTCGACGTCGCCGCCATGGCCGCGGCGCTGCCGCAGATGCGCGACCAGTTCCGAGCCAATGTCGACTGGATCGAGGCGCAACTCGGTGACGGCCGACAGTGGCTGTTCGGCGAGTTCAGCCTCGCCGACGTCAGCGCCTACATGAACGTATGGTACGCACGGCAGAGCGTCGCCACGATCGACGAGATCGTGAAGCCCTTGCCGCGCCTTGCGACCTGGGAGGAGCGCGTCCGCGCGATCGGCCACGGCGCGCGCACCGAGATGTCGTCAGCCGACGCGCTCGAGATCGCGGCGAAGGCGCGGCCGGAGTCGCCTGTTTTCGGTGACCCTTTGGATCCGAACGGCCGCAAGCCCGGCGACATCGTCAGCGTGATGCCGGATGACTACGGCAAGATCCCGGTCCGCGGCGAGATCGTCTCGCTGTCCGCGCAGCACATCGCGATCCGCCGGTCCGACGAACGCACCGGCGAGGTCGTGGTGCATTTCCCGCGGGCCGGTTTCCTGGTCATCCCGGGCTGA
- a CDS encoding LLM class flavin-dependent oxidoreductase, which yields MTTSLEFGLDTFGDVTKDAAGAPLPHAQVIRNVVDEAVLADQLGIDFIGLGEHHRADFAISSPETVLAAIAARTQNIRLGSAVTVLSSDDPIRVFQRFATVDAVSNGRAEVILGRGSFTESFPLFGFDLKQYSELFEEKLDLFTELLKQEPVSWEGKLRPPLKGQSVYPPVEHGRLKTWIGVGGSPESVVRAAHYDLPLMLAIIGGDPKRFAPYVDLHQRAYQQFGRTPKPIGVHSPGYIAETDAQAREELWPDYKVMRDRIGKERGWPSMSRDEFVAEAEHGSLYVGGPETVARKIAATVKALGAARFQLKYSAGPLPHEKLMKSIELYGRKVVPLVRDMLAA from the coding sequence ATGACGACCTCTCTCGAATTCGGGCTCGACACATTCGGCGACGTCACCAAGGACGCTGCCGGCGCGCCGCTGCCCCACGCCCAGGTGATCCGCAACGTCGTCGACGAGGCGGTGCTGGCCGATCAGCTCGGGATCGATTTCATCGGGCTCGGCGAGCACCACCGGGCCGACTTTGCGATCTCCTCCCCCGAGACGGTGCTGGCGGCAATCGCCGCGCGCACCCAGAACATCCGCCTCGGCTCGGCGGTGACCGTGCTGAGCTCGGACGATCCGATCCGCGTCTTCCAGCGCTTCGCAACCGTCGACGCGGTCTCCAACGGCCGCGCCGAGGTGATCCTCGGCCGCGGCTCGTTCACCGAGTCGTTCCCGCTGTTCGGCTTCGACCTCAAGCAATACAGCGAGCTGTTCGAGGAGAAGCTCGACCTGTTTACCGAGCTCCTGAAGCAGGAGCCGGTGAGCTGGGAAGGCAAGCTGCGGCCGCCGCTCAAGGGCCAGTCAGTGTATCCGCCGGTCGAGCACGGCCGGCTGAAGACCTGGATCGGCGTCGGCGGCAGCCCCGAATCGGTGGTGCGCGCGGCGCATTATGACCTGCCGCTGATGCTCGCGATCATCGGCGGCGATCCCAAGCGCTTTGCACCCTATGTCGACCTGCACCAGCGGGCCTACCAGCAGTTCGGCCGGACGCCGAAGCCGATCGGCGTGCATTCGCCGGGCTACATTGCCGAGACCGACGCGCAAGCTCGGGAAGAGCTGTGGCCCGACTACAAGGTCATGCGTGACCGGATCGGCAAGGAGCGCGGCTGGCCGTCGATGAGCCGCGACGAGTTCGTGGCTGAGGCCGAACACGGCTCGCTCTATGTCGGTGGACCGGAAACCGTCGCCCGCAAGATCGCGGCGACCGTGAAGGCGCTCGGCGCGGCGCGCTTCCAGCTGAAATATTCGGCGGGCCCGCTGCCGCATGAGAAGCTGATGAAGAGCATCGAGCTCTATGGCCGCAAGGTGGTGCCGCTGGTGCGCGACATGCTCGCCGCCTGA
- a CDS encoding DEAD/DEAH box helicase: MLALHLLEQWKKSGRDGIVFLAESENRAERLGGVLHSLDPSLEVLVFPRLNTLPFDGLEPSHEIAGRRSSVLRRLAKSRKPVFLVSTAEAIMERLPLPASWGRLSISLKVGARYSEQDLKDRLEALGYDLDEEADYPGSVLFHGMTFEVFPAGALGPYRIEHSGGVIRRIAGVDPNEHDVVFDTQELLIDPMSERIALGGKRAQRAALPDYCERAHWIADAGVAGHADSWLSTIKEAAGRRETEREYFGPVDWKRLTKRMSALPRKAAFTPTPDFSKVASSRKALRAFVADTQRAGSRLLFVAAVEDDLRAIERMSGIKAERVEGWSEAAKGRGGEAALLADFDAGFIGSGRKPLVVVTATDVLGSRAHHPQPMARAWGAAFDHPDVPERGAVVVHLPRGLAVLDGLQTLDMGKGSSREMIRLGFAGDDAVLVPPADLALIWPYAAERGKLTLDKADGSTWWARRTKAEQEIQLAAKALAKHIAQRRRRRAPKLVAPGPAYERFVARFPYFTTVDQAKAIRDVLDDLASGHPMDRVVCGDVGFGKTEVALRAAAAVALSGKQVAVVVPTTVLARQHVATFRKRFAPLGIEVGSLSRATSSAEMKQTKEGLRSGKMKIVVGTQAIASKDVKFAKLSLVVVDEEQHFGAAEKAKLSGLAKSVHTLWMSATPIPRTLAAGLAGFRDLSVIASPPVHRLPVVTKIAPLSDAAIAAALLREQRRHGQSFLICPRIQDLDPLLARVQAVAPELRIVCLHGKLPADEIDDRMMSFVEGEADVLLATNIVESGLDIPRANTIVVCWPEKFGLAQLHQLRGRVGRGGTRAFAFMLTESNSEQSGKRLAVLEEFSRPGAGFAISERDLDLRGAGDLLSERQSGHVQVFGPVLYSHLLKQASEKTNDRAADLWVPDLNLPLADLLPRSYVQSESMRLEIYGRVARCRSEDDLEDLEEETSRRFGKLPPAGRDFFTAARLRIDCKRRGIVRLDVGPEAVAATFLPGRLPKSRARSLQRDGDRVFYSDRTNEPPFERIDDLLDILDE, from the coding sequence ATGCTGGCGCTGCATCTTCTCGAGCAATGGAAGAAGTCCGGGCGAGACGGCATCGTCTTCCTTGCGGAAAGCGAGAACAGGGCGGAGCGCCTCGGCGGCGTGCTGCATTCGCTCGATCCTTCGCTCGAGGTGCTGGTGTTCCCGAGGCTGAATACCTTGCCGTTTGACGGGCTGGAGCCGTCGCACGAGATCGCCGGCAGGCGGAGCTCGGTGTTGCGGCGTCTCGCGAAGAGCAGGAAGCCGGTCTTCCTGGTATCGACGGCAGAGGCGATCATGGAACGATTGCCGCTGCCCGCCAGCTGGGGCCGCCTCAGCATCAGCCTGAAGGTCGGTGCACGCTATTCCGAGCAGGATCTCAAGGATCGTCTGGAAGCCCTGGGATACGATCTCGACGAAGAGGCGGACTATCCCGGAAGCGTCCTGTTCCACGGAATGACGTTCGAAGTGTTTCCTGCCGGCGCCCTCGGGCCGTACAGAATCGAGCATTCCGGTGGCGTGATCCGCAGGATCGCCGGGGTCGATCCCAACGAACACGACGTCGTGTTCGATACCCAGGAACTGCTGATCGATCCGATGTCGGAACGGATCGCGTTGGGAGGCAAGCGGGCACAGCGGGCGGCGCTGCCGGATTATTGTGAGCGCGCCCACTGGATCGCGGACGCCGGAGTTGCGGGTCATGCCGATAGCTGGCTGAGCACGATCAAGGAGGCGGCCGGCCGCAGAGAGACGGAGCGCGAGTATTTCGGCCCCGTCGATTGGAAGCGGCTGACCAAGCGCATGAGTGCGCTGCCTCGCAAGGCGGCGTTCACCCCGACGCCCGATTTCTCGAAGGTCGCCTCGTCGCGAAAGGCGCTCCGCGCCTTTGTCGCCGACACGCAGCGCGCCGGATCGCGGCTGCTGTTTGTTGCGGCGGTGGAGGACGACCTGCGCGCGATCGAGCGCATGAGTGGGATCAAGGCAGAGCGCGTCGAAGGTTGGAGCGAGGCGGCGAAGGGCCGGGGTGGCGAAGCGGCGCTGCTGGCTGACTTCGATGCCGGCTTCATCGGTTCGGGCCGCAAGCCGCTTGTCGTCGTGACGGCGACCGACGTGCTCGGCAGCCGCGCGCATCATCCGCAGCCCATGGCCAGAGCCTGGGGTGCGGCTTTCGATCATCCCGACGTGCCGGAGCGCGGCGCGGTCGTCGTTCATCTGCCGCGCGGGCTGGCCGTGCTCGATGGCTTGCAAACCCTCGACATGGGAAAGGGATCATCGCGCGAGATGATCCGGCTGGGATTTGCCGGAGATGATGCCGTGCTCGTTCCGCCCGCCGACCTTGCGCTGATCTGGCCGTATGCGGCGGAGCGCGGCAAGCTGACCTTGGACAAGGCGGACGGAAGCACGTGGTGGGCGCGCCGGACCAAGGCGGAGCAGGAGATTCAGCTTGCCGCCAAGGCGCTCGCCAAACACATCGCGCAGCGGCGTCGCCGGCGCGCTCCCAAGCTGGTCGCTCCCGGTCCCGCATATGAGCGGTTCGTCGCGCGCTTTCCATATTTCACGACAGTCGACCAGGCAAAGGCGATTCGCGACGTCCTGGATGATCTTGCCTCGGGTCATCCGATGGACCGCGTCGTCTGCGGCGACGTCGGGTTTGGCAAGACCGAGGTTGCCTTGCGCGCGGCGGCGGCCGTTGCCCTGTCAGGCAAGCAGGTTGCCGTCGTCGTACCGACGACCGTCCTGGCAAGACAGCACGTCGCGACGTTCCGCAAACGGTTCGCTCCGCTCGGCATCGAAGTCGGCAGCTTGTCGCGCGCGACGTCGTCTGCGGAGATGAAGCAGACCAAGGAAGGCCTGCGGAGCGGAAAGATGAAGATCGTGGTCGGCACGCAGGCGATCGCATCGAAGGACGTGAAATTCGCCAAGCTGAGCCTGGTCGTTGTCGACGAAGAGCAGCACTTCGGGGCGGCGGAGAAGGCGAAGCTTTCGGGCCTGGCGAAGAGCGTCCATACGCTTTGGATGAGCGCCACGCCGATCCCGCGCACGCTTGCGGCAGGTCTCGCCGGATTTAGGGACCTGAGCGTGATCGCATCCCCGCCGGTCCATCGGCTTCCAGTCGTGACCAAGATCGCGCCACTTTCGGACGCCGCCATTGCCGCTGCACTGCTGCGCGAGCAGCGACGTCACGGGCAAAGTTTCCTGATCTGTCCGCGCATCCAGGATCTGGATCCGCTGTTGGCGCGCGTGCAGGCGGTGGCCCCGGAGCTGCGCATCGTTTGCCTGCATGGCAAGCTACCGGCCGACGAGATTGACGATCGAATGATGAGCTTCGTCGAAGGCGAGGCCGACGTGTTGCTGGCGACCAACATCGTGGAAAGCGGTCTCGACATTCCCCGGGCGAACACCATCGTGGTCTGTTGGCCGGAAAAGTTTGGTCTGGCACAGCTCCACCAACTCAGAGGGCGGGTGGGACGTGGTGGCACGCGCGCCTTCGCGTTCATGCTGACGGAATCGAACTCGGAGCAATCCGGCAAGCGTTTGGCCGTTCTCGAGGAGTTCAGCCGACCGGGCGCCGGTTTCGCAATCAGCGAGCGCGATCTGGACCTCAGAGGTGCCGGAGATCTGCTTTCCGAGCGGCAATCCGGCCACGTGCAGGTTTTCGGGCCGGTGCTCTATAGCCACCTTCTGAAACAGGCTTCGGAGAAGACCAACGATCGGGCCGCGGATCTTTGGGTGCCCGATCTCAACCTTCCACTCGCCGACCTGCTGCCCAGGAGTTATGTGCAATCGGAATCCATGCGCCTCGAAATCTATGGCCGCGTCGCGAGGTGCCGGAGCGAAGACGATCTGGAAGATCTGGAGGAAGAGACCTCTCGCCGCTTCGGCAAGCTGCCGCCGGCCGGCCGGGATTTCTTCACAGCGGCAAGGCTCAGGATCGACTGCAAGCGGCGAGGTATCGTGAGGCTCGACGTCGGGCCGGAGGCCGTCGCAGCGACGTTCCTGCCGGGGCGGTTGCCTAAATCCAGAGCACGGTCGCTACAACGCGACGGCGATCGCGTCTTTTACTCAGATAGGACAAACGAACCGCCGTTCGAGCGGATCGATGATCTGCTCGACATCCTGGACGAGTGA
- a CDS encoding substrate-binding domain-containing protein → MKTKSFAERVLGTTSLVVLSAAAMIGAQQPAAAQTGIYGGGSTLSSLALRQIFDCYAGSTLANDGQAFSPSFSTATPSPNLLPTSCTLVSTSVEGLFAAVGSGNGQRAYIADDARQLFRGSPDSAPAVVRKPSAKPPFRDTANAAFKSYPYPRLDFAASDAPLASSIASLTTISFSNFVPSTNWQNTLLIGALSKSNTSFNTAAVGAPIQVPAMEVPVAIAVNTANSASGVTWTNQSALSPNSQAGGAIQLSAAQLCAIFSATVTDWHDTSTLIPALDANGVQQFQHFYDANTNGSLTPVAYTSGRLPIKVVYRADDAGASYILTNYLASLCPLLDPTGTYNYKKIFTGVGVGGSTTANLPAGKFSRLLDNIRAVKSSDQSDPYDVDDDEERPDPHWISASGSNHEALKIGTDPRFAGRIGYLSADYTQPYAQTVTEEIAGTTISAAAPLSASIQNERQRLLGVYHPGQVGSNGRAQNFVPPTPNNAQLAFANLTAPDISSSYDAWNLYAQVYPAGTVVGGVTYDGLSVIGIPLQSQSDYPITGASFLNVYSCYSDTAGTRVPAVKNWLAWYFGGSVTGLPNYNPAASNSDNPGYDPNVARVIRNNGFHELDGVWATNILNAYLISSAASGLPSAIAAYSTSGTQTDGCTGVTGGAK, encoded by the coding sequence ATGAAGACGAAATCGTTCGCCGAACGCGTGCTGGGCACGACCTCGCTGGTCGTGTTGTCGGCCGCCGCCATGATCGGAGCCCAGCAACCGGCTGCGGCCCAAACCGGCATCTACGGCGGCGGCAGCACGCTGTCGTCGCTGGCGCTGCGGCAGATCTTCGACTGCTATGCAGGCTCGACGCTGGCCAATGACGGCCAGGCGTTCTCGCCAAGCTTCTCGACCGCAACCCCGAGCCCGAACCTGCTGCCGACCAGCTGCACCCTCGTCTCGACCTCGGTCGAGGGCCTGTTCGCCGCCGTCGGCTCCGGCAACGGCCAGCGCGCCTACATCGCCGACGATGCGCGGCAGCTGTTCCGCGGCAGCCCGGACTCCGCGCCGGCCGTGGTGCGCAAGCCATCCGCCAAGCCGCCGTTCCGCGACACCGCCAATGCGGCCTTCAAGAGCTATCCCTATCCGCGGCTCGACTTTGCCGCCAGCGACGCGCCGCTCGCCAGCTCGATTGCAAGCCTGACCACCATCTCGTTCAGCAACTTCGTCCCGTCGACCAATTGGCAGAACACGCTGCTGATCGGCGCCCTCAGCAAATCGAACACCAGCTTCAACACCGCGGCCGTCGGCGCGCCGATCCAGGTCCCGGCCATGGAGGTCCCGGTTGCGATTGCGGTCAACACCGCCAATTCCGCCTCGGGCGTGACCTGGACCAACCAGTCGGCGCTGTCGCCGAACAGCCAGGCCGGCGGAGCGATCCAGCTCTCGGCCGCCCAGCTCTGCGCGATCTTCTCCGCGACCGTGACGGACTGGCACGACACCTCGACGCTGATCCCCGCGCTCGACGCCAACGGCGTGCAGCAATTCCAGCACTTCTACGACGCCAACACCAACGGCTCGCTGACCCCGGTCGCCTATACCAGCGGCCGGCTGCCGATCAAGGTGGTCTACCGTGCGGATGATGCCGGCGCGAGCTACATCCTCACCAACTACCTCGCCAGCCTCTGCCCGCTGCTCGACCCGACCGGCACCTACAACTACAAGAAGATCTTCACCGGCGTCGGCGTCGGCGGCAGCACCACCGCCAACCTGCCGGCGGGCAAATTCTCCCGCCTGCTCGACAACATCAGGGCGGTGAAGAGCTCCGACCAGAGCGACCCCTATGACGTGGATGACGACGAGGAACGTCCGGATCCGCACTGGATCAGCGCCTCGGGCAGCAACCACGAAGCGCTCAAGATCGGCACCGACCCGCGCTTCGCCGGCCGCATCGGCTATCTCAGCGCCGACTACACCCAGCCCTATGCGCAGACCGTGACCGAGGAAATCGCCGGGACCACGATCTCCGCGGCGGCTCCGCTGTCGGCCAGCATCCAGAACGAACGGCAGCGCCTGCTCGGCGTCTATCATCCGGGCCAGGTCGGCAGCAACGGCAGGGCGCAGAACTTCGTCCCGCCGACGCCGAACAATGCCCAGCTGGCGTTTGCCAACCTGACCGCCCCGGACATCTCCAGCAGCTATGATGCCTGGAACCTGTATGCCCAGGTCTATCCCGCCGGCACCGTCGTTGGCGGCGTGACCTATGACGGCCTGTCTGTCATCGGCATCCCGCTGCAGTCGCAGAGCGACTATCCGATCACCGGCGCGAGCTTCCTCAACGTGTATAGCTGCTACAGCGACACGGCCGGGACGCGGGTGCCCGCCGTGAAGAACTGGCTTGCCTGGTACTTCGGCGGATCGGTCACCGGGCTGCCGAACTACAATCCGGCGGCCTCGAACTCCGACAACCCCGGCTATGATCCGAATGTCGCCCGGGTCATTCGCAACAACGGCTTCCACGAGCTCGACGGCGTGTGGGCCACCAACATCCTCAATGCCTATCTGATCTCAAGCGCGGCCAGCGGCCTGCCGAGCGCGATCGCGGCCTACAGCACGTCGGGCACCCAGACCGACGGCTGCACGGGCGTCACCGGCGGCGCGAAGTAA